In a genomic window of Helianthus annuus cultivar XRQ/B chromosome 10, HanXRQr2.0-SUNRISE, whole genome shotgun sequence:
- the LOC118482609 gene encoding uncharacterized protein LOC118482609 — MGDEQSISSHSDVSAITWGVTSRLDKIYHLNAFQLTPLKSHPLPPLSSSGTSSGFFSGRTPTSSLLSFFYPLTPPTQHPLFSGKRSATTLGWWRTTTRIRQQGRERDEREIGERKGRQTTSPVAAQRPTGGESSSGDPDFGNRRLGCWNSASDLDAQGFRWNSSDKAAERRWYGVVSTTDDKDLRSTTTYNCQNLTAVIVVAIVRVFGSTRFLRGFVPVWVRVKQVRSKVTDRRVNLGTTGQFRFRFESGLDTVNANNFRSSSVNKSQRSNCGSTAVNAGQSQTR; from the exons ATGGGTGatgagcaatctatttcgtctcactccgatgtttccgcaaTCACTTGGGGTGTGACATCCAGGTTAGATAAAATTTATCATTTGAATGCTTTTCAG CTGACACCTCTCAAGTCTCACCCTCTGCCTCCTCTCTCGAGCTCCGGCACCAGCTCCGGTTTCTTCTCCGGCCGCACACCAACCTCCAGCCTCCTGTCCTTCTTCTACCCCCTCACACCGCCCACACAACACCCCCTCTTCTCGGGTAAACGGTCGGCCACCACCCTCGGGTGGTGGCGCACGACGACAAGAATACGGCAGCAAGGGAGGGAACGAGATGAGAGAGAGATCGGCGAGAGAAAGGGGAGGCAGACAACCTCCCCCGTGGCGGCGCAAAGGCCGACAGGCGGCGAATCCTCCTCCGGCGACCCAGATTTCGGCAATCGACGGCTGGGGTGCTGGAATTCCGCATCAGATTTAGATGCACAAGGTTTCCGGTGGAATTCCAGCGACAAAGCGGCGGAGAGACGCTGGTACGGGGTGGTTTCGACGACTGACGACAAGGATTTA AGGTCGACAACGACATATAACTGCCAGAATTTAACGGCAGTGATTGTGGTGGCTATTGTTAGGGTGTTTGGTTCAACACGGTTCCTGCGCGGATTCGTTCCGGTTTGGGTTCGGGTCAAGCAGGTCAGGTCAAAAGTGACCGATCGACGGGTCAACCTTGGTACCACGGGGCAATTCAGGTTTCGGTTTGAGTCCGGGTTAGACACAGTCAACGCGAACAACTTTCGTTCATCTtcagtcaacaaaagtcaacggTCAAACTGCGGGTCAACAGCAGTCAACGCCGGTCAAAGCCAGACCCGGTAA
- the LOC110880933 gene encoding proline-rich receptor-like protein kinase PERK2, which yields MATLRHHTPAPPPPPAGVTTPSATEHRHQHHHQTSPTTATKPTVVATLRHRTPAPPPATTANTAHPPPPPFSTTSAPLPTIATLCHRTPASLPSQPTTATPTTAATNRRHHPPPPSTISTHGQFYSFFFSCPPNTTR from the coding sequence ATGGCCACCCTCCGCCACCATACACcggcgccaccaccaccacccgccGGCGTAACCACCCCCTCCGCCACCGAACATCGGCACCAACACCACCATCAAACATCACCGACCACCGCCACCAAACCCACCGTCGTCGCCACCCTCCGCCACCGAACACCAGCgccaccaccggccaccaccgCTAACACCGCccacccaccgccaccacccTTCTCCACAACATCGGCACCACTTCCGACCATCGCCACCCTCTGCCACCGAACACCAGCATCACTGCCGTCACAACCTACCACCGCCACTCCCACCACCGCTGCCACCAACCGTCGCCACCACCCACCGCCGCCATCGACTATCTCCACCCATGGCCAATTTTATTCCTTCTTTTTTTCCTGCCCACCAAACACTACAAGGTAA